One genomic segment of Rhizorhabdus phycosphaerae includes these proteins:
- a CDS encoding (d)CMP kinase codes for MIIAVDGPAASGKGTIAKALARHYGLPHLDTGLLYRAVGVSVMRAGGDPADAADALRGCNFDAALLEDPALKTESAGRAASLASAHPQVREALLDRQRAFAGQAGGAVLDGRDIGTVIAPDADAKLFVTARPEVRAQRRFREMESMAAGVAYDAVLADILARDERDMGRSAAPLRQAEDADLLDTSDLGIDAAVQRAVELVEARTAQRS; via the coding sequence ATGATCATCGCGGTCGACGGCCCGGCGGCCTCGGGCAAGGGCACCATCGCCAAGGCGCTTGCCCGCCATTACGGGCTGCCGCATCTCGATACGGGTCTGCTCTATCGCGCGGTGGGCGTGTCGGTGATGCGCGCCGGGGGCGATCCGGCCGATGCGGCCGACGCCTTGCGCGGCTGCAATTTCGATGCGGCGCTGCTCGAAGATCCGGCGCTCAAGACCGAGTCGGCGGGGCGCGCGGCCTCGCTCGCTTCGGCGCATCCGCAGGTGCGCGAGGCGCTGCTCGACCGCCAGCGCGCCTTTGCCGGACAGGCCGGCGGCGCAGTGCTCGACGGGCGCGACATCGGCACGGTCATCGCGCCCGATGCGGATGCCAAGCTGTTCGTCACGGCCCGGCCGGAGGTGCGCGCACAGCGTCGCTTTCGCGAGATGGAGTCGATGGCGGCGGGCGTGGCCTATGACGCCGTCCTCGCCGACATCCTCGCGCGCGACGAACGCGACATGGGACGGTCGGCGGCGCCGCTGCGGCAGGCCGAGGATGCCGACTTGCTCGATACCAGCGATCTCGGTATAGATGCAGCCGTCCAACGGGCTGTCGAGCTCGTGGAAGCCCGGACGGCGCAGCGCTCCTAA